The genomic region TAAATAATTCCGAAGAATTACTTGTTTGTTATCTTCATATGCAGCACAGTTTTACAGTATAGGCCATGCTCATTTGTTTATGTCATTAATAAGTTTTTACAACGGCCACAACTAGtccattacaatttattactCAAAAACATATAGGTAAGGCATGCGTTTTATCGACGGCaattcagaaaataataaacttttcagTGCATTCATTCATAAACCTGTAAAATATAAGGATACCGATGTACTGGCATTCTTTCCTTACtccttaaatattgttttctatcACGCATTATCCATTTGTAAAGAATCTCTGTCTAGAGCACGCGACGTCGCGTGGTTTGCTATGAAtgtggaaatgaaaaaaaaaacaaaagcttgtcTAAAAAATAGAGCAATCTTCGAATTCTCGTAAGAAAGGGAAGGGAAAAATGTTAGGAGGGAAATTTACCATGGTAAAAGAtcataaattagtatttagagGAAGATTTTTCTACattgactattaattaaataaacaaatatcaattgCGAAGATAGTTTTGAAAGGTGGGTTTTGGTTATGTCTGAAATCGGCAATTAGTCAGCGAGATGGccaatgttaaaaaatatattacattacagtataatcagttttatttctatataatgAAGTTTCATTAAACTGGAATAAATGCTGTACGTATTGTTCTGAAAGGTCGTGCTCAAATACTGAACAAGCGATTTTATCTGTGAACATTATCTATGTGGGTTGTACTGTTTACTGTAGGTTTTGTGTGTGGGTGGATTGTATCAAAATGATTTcggtaagtttttattttctagttatTGCAACAACTGTAAAATAGATACATTGGAACACGCCTTGACACCAAGATTACTGATCTTCATAATGGCAAGGCAACgacgaaaaagaaaattacttacCACATTAGCATCTGACTGAAATGGCATATATTTTTAGTACGGTACTTATAAGTTCTGAATAGATAGGATAAGTccagaattttataatttaatacagaGCCTCACAAAGCTATTTACacagtaaaaaatgtttaaatctGAAACAGTAACAGTTATAACAGTCTTACAATAAGAGCTAATAGTAGACAACTAGACAGCCTGGTTTGTTCATTTTCAGTTTAATGAAAGCCTACAGTACGGTGGTGAACGTTTACAGGCTTAGACTAGATGAAAACTTACGACTCTGTTCCTGTTCTGTTCCATAATAAAATAGCATtagagtttgttttaatttcacttCTGAATGAgatgattgtttgtttgtcttcaaAATGGGAAATGTAACACAGGAATAAGTTGAAAGTTGTCCTTGATTTAGTGGGACAGTCTAACTTGTTTGCTACATTTTAAGGTCTTATTATCAACCTACGTGTAACAGTACGTGTACGGTGTATTTTACTTCTAATCTATGTTTTATGAAACCGGGTAAAAATCTAGGTGCCGTTATGCATTGGATAAGCTGTTAATGATACCCCTTGCGACataaggatttatttatttatttggattttcaACAAGAAAAACACAATACAGGCATATTTACAACTATAGCATGAAACAATATTGtatgctttcttatttatagATTAAACGGCTTAGCGAGgaagactttaaaaaaataaaactctaaatTTTTAACATATCTGTTGGGAACGATAATTTGTAAGACAGatcattgtttataataaatcctTGCTATCATTAATCATTCCACCCTTACAAAGAGTTTCCCTGCAGTAAAGGTCAAAATCCATTATTTAGTTTACATAAAACAAGTTAATTATCTCGAAGGCGAAGCAACTTTCAAACTTTGTTAAACAAGGGAACGTCGATAAGCTTTTAAACTGTTAAGAACAATGTTTTTAACaacttaaatatgaaatatactaGATAAACAAGAAGTACGTAGAATTACTCtcattatgatttttaaaataaaaacaaatttgcaataaTTTGGTCATCTATCAAATGCAATACGATACTTATTGTTaccatttttaatatatttttgttattgtagtGGCATCAATAAAACCAGTTTTCATCATTGTAAATTTCAAGTGCCTAGCTATCACAGCTCATTACATACAGCCAAGTttcagacggacaaacagacgcACGAGCCTTAGTGGGtaccgtttttaccctttcggGATGGAACCCTTAAAAATTACAACATAATTTACCCGTTATATAAGTATGATTATAAGACTACCTTTCTGTGATAGGTAGGTGACCTTAGGTAATTGAAATATTGTgattttagaaaattgtttcCTTACTATTATAACTCTCATTTTTATAACCTACGTCCGTCGTATGGTGTTCTAGATTGATTGTAATCCTTCCCAGTTATTCAAtccaaatactatttaatatttgtagcaTATAAAAACCTATGCAGCGAACTGCTGAGGGAACGGGACGACAGTGAAGTAGAAGTgaagaaaattatagataaaaacacTAGTCTAAAAAACGAATTATCAGATCTGCACATATCCCATTCTGAAGTCCTTGAAGAACATCAGAACCTGCGTCAATTGGTTGCAGAGTTTCAGCGGTGTATGGACACACACGAGCAAGCCTTGAAACGTACTGCCGAACTAGAACTTGAGTTGAGTGTGGCCCATAAGTCCCTCGCCTCAATGGAGCTGGCCAAGTTTCAGGAACAATCCACTACCACCTGTAGTCTTTTTGATGAGTTAGTTGATAGTGGCTCCACGCTTATTTGTAATGAGAACCCTGTAAACACTGTAACTATTGACTTGACAGGAGATGTGTCCTTAACTGAATATACTACATTTAAGAGccataataagattaaaaagtatatcaaactaaataaaattataaagaaacacAGGAAATCACTGCATCATTTAAGtattagtaaaaacaataatattaatcttaGGAAAAagcatgtaattttaaattcacagaTACAGGCCTTAAATAGGCAACTAGATCAAAGTAGGATTATGTATGATCAAGAGACAGCTATCCTCCAGGAACAGCTTGAGTCTAGGGAATGCACTCTGCAAGATATATTCCATAAATATGAAGCGTCACAAAAAGAACTGAGTGAACGCATGGTGGAGGCCGGTGAGTTGGTTGACTTGGTCAGGTACAATGCGGAAAGATATGAGTCCCTGACCAACAATCTGTGTTGTGCttgctcctgctcaccccccaCGGCCTCTGTCAAACCTCAGAGTGCAGAACCTGTACCGGTGCTCACTAAACCAGCTTTAAAAAAGGTTAgcttgcaaaaaataaaaaaagataaaattataaggaCACATATCTTTTCAGATAAATTAGGTCAAGGATTAGGTAGTATCATTTGTTCCTGTTCCCAGCAGAGTGTACTGAATACCTGTTTACCCGGTGCCAGTTTTAGCAAAATTTCAAGACAAATTGCTTTGTCTAAGTTTAATGCAGGTTCcactggtattttattatttggggatGGCCTGGCTGTCAGTAGagcaaatattattgattgtatggattcaatgttacaaatttgtgaaaagaataaatgtaaatttattttctgtgctCTGCCCTACTCTAATTCATTAACTTATGAGCAGAATATgcatatatacaatttaaatttattaatctataatattacttgttataaccaaaattcaattatgtactttgatatgaataaattttgtaggtcaTTTAAAGTGACCCAGTACAGTATGTATTTGTCAAGTGCATGTAAGcgacgaattgctaaattattagcatataaTATACCAGATTCAGGTACTTATGTACCGAAGgtttttgataatgttagtaatagtactaacaatttatatacatctAGCTGTTTAAACAGCAAGGCGGGACAACGGAGAGGCTGCATGGATTGAAtgttattcatcaaaacatgcaaggcctctccggcaaagaattagaattaagtttatttattgaaaatcacgaTGTTCAGGTGTTATGTTTAACTGAACACTGGTTAAGAGACTTTCAGGTGGCGGTATTTAATAGCGTCCATTATTCCATACAGagtgcgtttgtaagaaagagtgctattcgcggagggtcactgattattgtttcaaacgaaattaaatgtaaagaacgtCCTGACATTGTCAACCTTTCTGTCGAACGCTCTATTGAACTGTCCTGTGTAGAACTAgagcaatacattattatttgtgtgtacagacccccttcaagtgattttaatttatttgaatctgttatGGAAGATTCACTATcgaaagttaaatgtaataataaacaagttatagtttgtggggatttcaatgttaatattttagaattagctcCAATTACTATCCGACTTCTGAATTTGTTCAAGTCGTTTAATTTAGATAACCTTTTTTGCGAACCAACCAGGTTTACGGCCTCTTCCGCaacttgcatagataatatatttagtagttgtaaagcaaataaaacattactattaactgatattacttctgaccattgcggccaacttgctagtttttcccagttacttcataataaaactgttaaggtGGTCAGTAGGCCTTACACAGCGCATCGTTGTTCGCGcttcaaaaacaacatcaagtcaaaattacggCCATCACTTTTGGACTCGATTAACCCAAATGAGGCTTATgaatcagtttttaatgtagttaaaagcgagtttgaaacaatttttaagtgtaaaactaggcaagtcaagtgcagttctgctgcctcgtttaatcaatgggccactactggtatatacaaaagtcgaagtaggttgtatgagttatatggcatgaaaaaatataaatttgacgcagattttgtaaattatgttagaaattattctaaaatttttaaaaaggtttgtaacTCTGCTAAATCTAACTATATcagcgaaaaaattaaaaactctgtaaataaagtaaaagccacgtggaatattatCAATCAAGAAACTGGTAAGGCTACGAAACGCGATAATAACTTCGAGATTTTATCCAATAATGAACTAGTTACTGAAGCTAAAGAAATCGCCtctatattcaataactttttcgcagatataccattaacaacaacgagatctttaaaatcatcatcacttgacgcggaaaaactattacgtaattgcgtgcccagttgtgattctacttttagtttcgaatatgtgactccattagatataaccaatgtttttaaatcactcagtcaaaagaaaaccgaagatctttggggtttttctgtaaaactcctaggtaatataataaacattgtagcaccctcattagctgttatctttaataaatgcgtagacgtaggtgtcttcccggacttgatgaaacacagtaaagtcataccgttatttaaggcaggcagtaaatgtgacgttggtaattttagaccgatttcaattttacctgcattcagtaagatttttgaaaaattgatattaaaacaactactacattattttaatcacaagaccctcttgcatagcgagcaatacggttttacaaagggacgttcaactaccgacgcgggtgtagctttactgaaacacatctacgatgcttgggagaactctcagaacgccattggcgttttctgtgacctttcaaaggcatttgattgcgtccggcatgacacattattatgcaaactcggatattacggtatcaaaaataggtcactggatttaattaattcctatttgagtgatagggtccaatgtgtagatgtaaatggtagtaagtccaccggactacctgtgaaactaggggtaccccagggttcaatactcggcccatttttatttttagtatatattaatgacttaccattctttttaaaaggcatatgtgacgttgtgctctttgcagacgatacttccttaatatttaaagttaacagaaacagaaatgactttaacgaagtaaatagtgcacttactcgggtcacacattggttttcagttaataatttagttttgaatgccaaaaaaaccaaatgtattaaatttgcgatgcctaatgttaagaatcttgggccaaatattgttataaataatgaagtactagagactgtagagtcaacggtttttctcggcgttacagttgatgcaaaattaaaatggacggcgcatattgcatacctagcaaataaactcagctctgcggcttatgcggttagaaaagttaggcagattactgacgtggacacagctcgtcttgtttattttagctatttccacagcgttatgtcctatggcatacttttgtggggtagggcagcagatatcgaatcgatattcgtcttacaaaagcgagctgtcagatccatttaccaactaggctctagagtttctcttagggagcggtttaaagagataggcattttaacggtagcatcccaatttattttagataatatactactgatacgaaaaaaccttcacttatactccaaaaatagtgatattcatagtataaatacacgaaataaacataagttaattggtacatcgcaccggttacacagggtacacaattcatttgtgggacttggtgttcgcctctacaataaactgcctctcactttattggaattgccttttaactcatttaaaacaacggttaaagataaactgtgcaagaaggcttactatacaatcaatgattatttaaatgataaaaatagttggtcgccgtgatttgcacaggacggtttagtgtggattaatgtttgacgtgtatttgtgtaatttgatagacatactctatgtgtgtaacattgtgttacctattttgttttatttttagtataattatacgcatgcacgtatatattatttattataaattttgacatgtataatttattaattataaaattgaatgacgtagcaatttatgccgcctccgtgtttagggctatgccaggtaaatcaacgtttggggtatttatttcagtcttattttattttattagccggcagcagatacgtcatgctccctaagtcgtcactgcctgcggtggcgtcttgggtcgggtcacctccttccctctaatatggcgagggaggtgatggctgacccttgcgtcatactcgtgaacgggtgctgcttgcggtggctggtcggtctgctgaccttggccttagtacttaaagtttaatttcgtataggtttatatacagcgacctcaaacttttgtttgtttggcatggcacctgcacacttatttttgttattgttctgtacaattataatattttttgtaaacggaatgacagcgtgctgctggggagtttgttgcgccgtttcttctctcacagcaaaagcacttaggaagcggtgaagggtgggcgaaactgggtgctgtccaatgtaaatgaccttcaaaaagtgctacttagtagactaatttgaataaatgaattttgattttgattttgatatgatCAGCTATAACATAATAGGTAGGTCTTGACCCACGGGCGGACAAATCGACATAGCCAAATACCATTTCACTATTAAATCCATTTGAAATAACCCTTTCATTTCGCCGCATCTATGAAATCTCAACTGAATACTAATATCAGAAACACGAACCACCATCCAAACCCACTGCATATTAGACGAATTTGTAAAATGCATTATGCATTTATTGGAACCACCCTGGAGAACCAACCTACGGCAATCTACCTTAACGATAACCACTGAAACTTCCACCTTATTGCGAAAGCATAAAGTTCAAATTAGATTGGAAAGCAAAATGTAGTTATAACATTATTCGCTCGTGTAAATCTAACAGTagaatttgaaatatgttttagttGGCGATGTTATCAAGGGTTGTTTGAAGAGGAATATGTAACGAAGTTAATTTTCGTTGCTTACTTTGATTTACGTGTCTGGCGAAAGTAGAACTGTTTGGTTAAAATATCGAGGAATTTGAATCGTTTAGAGAATATTTATGGGTATGTGTTTGTGTGATACTAAGTTATATGACTTACAGAGATCGTTTGTGTTAATCTTTCATGATGTCAAATTAATAAtcatcatgagctgatgcggagTCAGGATTGTGAGTCGAACTCTGGCTCTCCCGATCAATACGAGTAATTAtaaaaagtgtatttattacattaatctgTTGTACTTACCTATAACTTACTATTCTTGAATTCGTTTTCCTTCCCAACCCATACACCGGATTAACTTAACTGTATTTTGATGGAGCAACTGCCTCTTGTCGTGGTAGCTAAGTGGTTCTATGCATATATTtgtatgcacaaggtgcaggttcgTTCTCAAAACTGTCAAACTATAATCATCAACTAagttaattcaaaatattgaaacctGTAATCGCCAACCCACAGTGACAAAACGAGGTGATTAGTGAAAATCTCTACATGTGAAGAATCGTCGACTAGCTGTGGGACTATAGGctggtattttaataaataatgtaacgcaGTATCCTGTTTTTCTGCCAGAATTGTAATGACCCAAAAGTTTCCaacttctatttaaataaatactaaaattcaCCTTTAAGGCAACTCATGCTCTATCTTTTTATATCTAGGCCTTTCTTCACAATATCTTACCCCTGGATAAGAGATATTTCTACAGCATCAGCGCTAATCAAATCCCTCTAATACTAAGTTAATTAGCAGTGACGAAATAACAACTGAATCTCGTCgctaataacaataaatgattcttttttttatgaacattcaACGTTAACGTTTGCTAAAGTACCAATTATGGGTACGTCTAAATTACATTTGTCAATGTTTTTTCGACTCTACGTATTTGACAATAACAGAAAAAAGGCCTCCGTGAATGACAGTTCACATAATTGACGGGATCATGAAactacaatacaataaaaccaTCCAAAAAATTCGATCAGACTTTAATGATGCCGAACTACCAAAAACAAATAGTCCTTTCCTCCACAATTTTGCGTCAATCACAAATAAACCTTATAATGTCTGAAAAAGGTCCAAATTACAATTCGGTGTGGGTCGAAGGGAATTTCTTGAGTACGGCATGGTATAGGTTATAGAAGGCGTAGACAGATACACTTAGGATTACGAAGAGGGAGCCTCCGAAAACGAAGCTTAGGAAGTTGCCATCGATCATTGTTGTCCCGCGTAGGCTAGGAGCGTGACCTTGGAACAGGTCCTTAGTCCCGGAGCCCGCGGCCTTCCGCTCCTCCATCATCTTCTTCATGGAAGAGAGCCTTTCTTTCAATTCGTCAATAGATTCCATCATGTCCTCCGCATCTGAAAAATCATTATAATCAAACAGTATTTGCTACTTAACGAGAGGATTGGTCTCGTTTGTAGCAGGGTTATTGGAAAGTCTCGATAGGATTTTAGGAggtttatgaatttaatttgtcgTGAAATTGACTCAACACGTTTTTGATTGGATGTTTGGACAAATCACAGTCGGATCAGTTAGCTTGTCACCAGAtcatataaattatcttttctGAAACTaggagaaaaatatttgaaataaggttttatttattttgagaaaaatatgCCTTCAAGCATCTCTTATCAGTTACAATTTTCGTAAGATAAACTCtgttatggtttttatttagCTGCTGGGCAAAGAATTAACACAAATCCTTCCAAGACTCTCTTTTCTGGGAAACAAGGAACTAGCCTAGGCGAAAATATtcctatattattttatcaatacgaTTTTGTTTATCACTTTCTTACCAATCTTGtctctataaaaaataataacacttaagcattgataaattaatctagaaaaaatatatattgcaatGTTTCAGTTAGTAGAGAtaactctttaaaaataattacaaatattaaaattgccAAGTAATCTACTAATGCatatttaaactaatataattatattagctAACGGTTGGCTTGCCTCTAATTACCAATTATTACTTACTATTTGGCAAACCAGTTGAAACTTTGttcaaaattctttatttaatttaagaatatttaaattgaatataggGAAcgaatgaatataatatattgctAACAAATTTTGCTTCTATATATgtcttgtaattattttattataatttcaattttaatcaaatgttAGTAAactctttaataattatttgattctTGGAAAACCTAATTGATTTCCCatttatatcataatttaagTAACTAATCTATGTATAAGCACGATTTAAGTGACTTTTTTGTATACTCATCTTAAGTTGAATGTTATACGTAAGACAAAATTAATGTAACCAACATAAACACACACAACACCTAAACAATAAGACACATACACACATGCATTGCAGAACAAAGGAAAATCAAGATAAATGTCAGATTCAACCATTTTTAGGCAatctttaaaatgttgttaaaagaGAGATATTGATCATTCACTCTATAAACATTTAAGACGTTTtacgtttttaaaacaatacaatccTTTGTATTCTTAAACGCATTTATATTAAGGCATTCTTCATctactttttacaaaaaaaaatgtctaaactACACATTGAACAAAATCGTCATTGAAAGAAACAGATGACTGTCAAGAAAGCTGTCAAGACGTAGTACACAGTTGTTCTGGTCAAAACAAGGGCCGGCGTTATGCTACaggttaataaatatgaaacaataacaaaagattGAACTTAACACTTCATTATTTAACGTTATTGCAATAATATACACATGGAACTACGCAAGGCATCatgaaattccaaaaaaaaatgcacaatTGCATTACACACCTtgaaaatatgagaaaaaaaaagcgATCGCGATTCACTGACACATAACAACAACACACAACGATATAATATGATAAACACAATGTCTTACCATCCACGGTGTCACGATTCGGGTTCATTTTCCCcatttttgatgattttaagtcacgtttgttttgtttttaatattgcaagTCAAGTCGGCGTTCTGCCGTGTACGGGAGTGGAGTAAGATGGCCGCTGCGCATGCGCGCTGGCGCGGCGGGATGCGAGGGTCCTATTGATCGCTAGCCTGGGAAACCTAACTGAAATTTGAGTCTAGATCCGAGCTCCCTTTGTTCGCAGTTCGCTGAAATCTGTTTATGTTTGAGCACTATTGAATATTGAGCGTGCcattaatttttgattttaaagttgGAGTCAATAATGAGTTTTGTACggaatttattttgcttaagaaatcgttttcaaaattacaataGACTGAGTACTGAGTTATTATTAttggaataataaaatgatgaactaaattttttaacaaagaatagatatgcttttttattaaatattataaacatttataaacacaaatttaatctaacagagaagacaaaaaataataatgtatcaaatcaaatacagacacacagacaaaaAAACACAGAAATCAAAACCGATTTATAAcgaatttataacaaaaaataaataaaaataacttaaaacagAATCAATTTACGCCGAAACAGTATCAACAATCCAGTTTGTGTAAGAGGAGACAGCAGTATTGACTCCAGGGAAGCGAGGGTCGGCGCAGGACTGGCCGAAAGACACGATGCCAATGAGGATGTCTCCGTAGTATAGAGGACCTCCAGAGTCTCCCTGACAGGCGT from Trichoplusia ni isolate ovarian cell line Hi5 chromosome 12, tn1, whole genome shotgun sequence harbors:
- the LOC113499664 gene encoding uncharacterized protein LOC113499664 isoform X1 — protein: MGKMNPNRDTVDDFSDAEDMMESIDELKERLSSMKKMMEERKAAGSGTKDLFQGHAPSLRGTTMIDGNFLSFVFGGSLFVILSVSVYAFYNLYHAVLKKFPSTHTEL
- the LOC113499664 gene encoding uncharacterized protein LOC113499664 isoform X2 is translated as MGKMNPNRDTVDDAEDMMESIDELKERLSSMKKMMEERKAAGSGTKDLFQGHAPSLRGTTMIDGNFLSFVFGGSLFVILSVSVYAFYNLYHAVLKKFPSTHTEL